Part of the Hevea brasiliensis isolate MT/VB/25A 57/8 chromosome 16, ASM3005281v1, whole genome shotgun sequence genome is shown below.
tatattgataaaataaaatttaaaaataacacgtCTCTCATCGAACCTATCAACCACTGAGGTCAGAGACGGTCAACGACGTCGTTCATAAGCGACAAGGGACTTAAGGCTagcattttatttaaaaaatttactgAACTCATAAGCTTAATATAATATTAGCActtatttattttctctttttattagatttttaaataaatatttaaaattttataattaaataaaaataaattattgagtaTTGTGGTTATCAATACGAAGAtagtattaatattttaaaaaattattagataatataaaattttacttcactataatataattttaaaataaataaataagtaatttatttataattttttgtttattttaaataattttttaatttataaataaaatcaaacgctttgattttatttttatttttgttagactttaaaattaaagattttaagACTTATATAGTGAATGACATaactaaaatattattattttaaatgttatatTGCCTaacattttaaatattacaataaatgttttaaatatataataattattacaataaacattttaaaataataaatattataatactaTAAGAAATATCAtaataaacattttaaatattattttaaacattataataaatatttttttattatagacATGGTGATAGCTCAACCTAATCAGCACTTGATTTTGATTTGAATACAAATTTTCAACTATCTATTTGAATTTGGTTTAAACATTAATccagaatttaaattttaattttgataaaaaaaagatTAATTTTTAATCTATTCAAATATAACTACTATAATCAttataaatttgtatttaaaaaaacaattaataataaatattaaaattattaatctatataatttaaatttaaagaatTCTTTAAATCATGTTTAATATGCTTTTGAAAttcctaaaataaaaaatttatttctatatttaccccatttaaatttatattaaaataataaatacctTAAGTATAACTttgaatattattattaattttttttattattttgagaataaattttattatcattaGATATTAgagcaaaatttcaaaattttatcttatttaaaaaattaacaaaTGAACTTGCAAATTTCTTCCTGTTGTGTGATCAAGAATGGCGATGGGGCAGCTATTTGCAGCTGATTCGACTGaaccaaaataaaataaatctagtagtatataattaaattttatataatttaaatttaaaaaataatattcttatCAGGATCAATAAGAGTTTTGTACGTGAGTATTTATTActcaaattttttatataaataaataattaaatatatatttattttttataataatatttataatttttttatatattctattttaaataaataaaatttaaatattttgtaaaattattaaattttttaaaatatcaattattaacaaaaaaatattttatgtcaATTATtaattaactcaactcaactcaactcaactaagcctttatcccaaaaatttggggtcggctatatggattcgctttttccactctgaacgagtcaattattaattaaaatatataaaattaaatgaattcgatATTTAGATAATAATCGAGTTTGtaatgaatttaaataattaaagataaattttaattagattttgaGTGAATTCatgtattaaaaatattaattgttAGTATTCTACCCATTTCctagataaattttttttttcttggaatGTGCATAAATCATACAAAGGGATAGCTTTCCTAAGTTTCGACTCCTCTTGAAAGAAAAATGTTTTTACTGATAAACTAGCCCCTTGAACACGAGTTAATGCTTTCTTTATAAATAAAATGGTGAAATTGTTAGTTGATAAAATGGATAGCACTCTGGAAACATACTCTAGTACCATGAAATAATTCCCCAACAACTAATCATTCAAATAAATCCAATATACTTCTGCTATAGTTTTTATCCACCCAGCATAACTCTGGCATTGAGTCTAAAATCTAAATCCGCTTGAATTTATATCTACAATCTGCAAGTTAATCCACACATTTTAAAAATGGAAGCATTACCTCCAAACAAGCTAAATATTATTTGAAGCTTTGATTCACAGTGCCTAAATATGCCCATACTTATGAAATAAAGGAAATAACAGGATTTCAAAGGGGAAAAAGTCCATTATATATACATTGCCTAGTGACTAGTGAGATGCTCAGCAATTGAGGGGAATAATCCCACATTGATGGTTGCTGAGCATACATGAGATACTTACGGCAAATTCGCTGGCAGACCCAAGGTAAAATTTAGAAATCATATCAACATTTTGGTATGATGGAACTAGCACAGCTAGGGGATAATCTCACCATGTTCAGCTTCTGGCAGGTTTACTAAGAGAGCCTCAATTTCTGTACATTACTCTAGGACTATCCTGCTATGGAGCACATTAAGTTTAGGAATTAGGAATCTATTGGTAGAGACGTCCACAATGCATGAGGCTTCTACTCATATGAGCCTCCATTGTTTTCTTAAAAGTGGTTTTTTCATGGCTAAGACCTCCGATTGCTTACCTTATACTAGCTTACTAAAAAGTAAAATCACCTTATTTTCAAGTTTCACCCTGGAAATTCCAAATCATCAGTATGGTAAGATCAAACTGAGACTTTTAGTCAGAAAAAAGGCAGGAAGGGCCAAGGGGGAGGGGGAAACAAACACAATCAGAATATGTTTCATTGCCAACATACTGAATCTTTTTTTCCATTACATATATCATAATTATGAATTACAAACAAGAGATATTCATCACATGCACATTATGTTTGAAGGATAATATCAAAATCCAAGTTGCATGATACACCTATGTAAAATATAATCACATTTTGCTAGCATGTTTACCAAATAATGAATGCCGACCTTCAGCTATCAACTCTCCTGTTGCTTTGTTTTTCACAAGAACAATTGTTCCAGCATAGCCTCCTTTTCGTCCCAAAACCTTTGAAGTGACCTCTAACTCATCCTGCAATTTAGTCACCATGACACCAAAAATTAGATACAAAACCTGAATCTTAAGCTATCAACATCTAACCAGcagcaaattaaaaaaaaaaaaaaaaaaaaaagatgaaggaggaaagaaagaaagaaagaaagaaagaagaagcaaACAGATACAAACAAAAATATACCCAATATTCAAGTTCAAACATCATCCTCATCCATAGGAATATAATCATCAATTCTGATTGAAGTAGTGCATATATATTACAACTGTAACAGAATATACCTGAATTTATTTCATTATGTCTACGAAACAATCAAACGTGCTATTAGCACAGTAAGCAATGACACAGTGCAGTTTCAGAAACAGTTTCTTAACAAACTAGAAACATTTATAGTTGAAATTAAGATGTATTAGAATAAAAATACGCGGTAAAAAGGGCTTGATTACATTGAGCTTTGCACTGGAAAGAAACGAAATAGACATATCCACCGAGACATTCATAGGGAGACCCTCAACATACACCACAGCACCACCTACTTCATCTACCAGGTTCGCTATTGCACCCGTAGCTAACTTACCGCTTCTGTCCTGCAACCATAGATTATCGCATTTCCaagcaatttaattaaaagaaaaaaaaaatcatcctaTATTAACTTTCttgacaaaataataataataataataataataataataataataactgatAGACAGTAATTAAAAGATAATCTTGCCAAATTGAGGAAAGCGGGAATTGGATTATCTTACGGTGAGGCGAGCAGGGACCTTGAAAGTGCAAGAGACGATGCCGGGCTCGACCCGGTCTACTCGGATGCCTCTTAAGGCGAAGTCTTCGTAGAAGCTGCAATCGAGGCCGAGTCGGTGAGGGTGGAAAGTGAGTTGCGAGATGCTTGCCAATTCTTCTTCGCTTAGTTTGAGAAACTGCTTCGCCTTCTCCATCAAGGCTGTACGATTCCGCTTTCCAGGCTCGGCTTGCAGATTTGGGAGACTTTTTCATTCGGTTGAGGATCACTTCGTGCGGCGTCGTTTTTCACGAATATATCTCCTTTAATCTGGGCTTGCAAATGGGCTCATCTCAACACTACGCCTGAAACGGTGAAACTGAAAGCTACTGTCGTCCTCGTCGCAAAacgatttttttttatgaaataaattttattttaataataattaattaatttaattattaacaaATATATAAATCAAATTTGTTTCTTCATTTAGAACAACTTACAATTACAAATCTTATAATTATagtaaaacaaaaataaataaaacaccatcATGATAAAACTCTTGGAGAGCTTATTTGCATCTCGAGAAATTAATTCGTGGAGATTTAAAATATATCTCATCCAAAAAACAAATagcttaatttataatataattaagagtccattttgatacataaaaaaggggaaaaaaatttGATCATGGCATTACATCTTGATAGGACGCGTGTCAAACAAAGAATGTCGAGCTTCCGCAATAATCTCTTGGGTTGCTTTGTTTCTAACAAGAGTGTAAGTTCCAAAATATCGTCCTTTCTGTCCTAAACCTCTTGCACTAATCTCTATCTCATCCtgcaattttaataaataaataaatttaatttcggaAAATCACCCATGGCATTAGCAGGCAGTAGGCTCTTATAAAAATAAGTCGTACGCTTACGTTGACCTTGGCCGTGAAAAGAAATGAGATTGACATATCTACCGAAACATTGACGGCACCTCCTACAACAGGAATCGCAGCACCACTCACCATATCAATAAGGGCCGCAATTGCACCGTTAGCGTAATTTCCATTCCTATCCTACACATCAAAACACCAATATTAATGCCAGATATAGTTTTCTGTCGACTACTAGaagattatttttttttctcctacAATGAGTCTGGGAGTGACTATGAAACTGCAGGAAATGAATCCAGGCTCGATTTGATCAACAAGGAGGCCTCTTGAGGCAAAATCGTCGAAGAAGCTGCGCTGGACCCTGGGCCTGTGAGGGTGAAGAGTAAACGTCAAAACGCTTTCTGATTCTTCTTGGCTCAGCTGTAAGAAATCGCCCCCTTCACCGTCTTTCATTGAATGAAAAATGGCAGGCAGTAGGTACGGAGgcggagatataaaataatggagATTGTTGGGcgcacatgatttttttttttttttttcttcttaacGAGTCCACTGCCCCCACAGTCAAAGagattaattaaaataacaaGACTCAATTAGCAGGAGAGATCTCCATTAACCACTTTATTTGgtttttaggaaaaaaaaaacaatttcttTTGAAAAGAAGTTAAAAAAGGGTGGAAAGATAGAGGCCCGTTTGATGATGGGCCTAACATGGGCCTATTTTGAAAGACCTTAAGGGATAGGAAGGTTTGCAATGTAAAAGTGTAAAAAAGAAAGCTATCGCCTAGAGGAAGGGTAACCCCAAATTGTAATGGATCAGTTGCACGTGCGATTTGGTAAAGTGTTCAAAGAATCAGAAGATCACCAGTATTCTCGAATgccttaataatattaatttataacaaaataaaagtgtaaaataaataaatagattaaaGAATCCTAGGTTGGTTTCCATTTTCCAAAATTGGCATCGGAATATAAACTTTAAACCATAGTGTACGTATGGTTAGAAACAAATGGGCAAATTTCTATGCTTATTGTAGTGTTCATTTGTGGGGTTCACCACTTGTATATTTTTGGACACACTCGAGAACCTCTCTTGTTATTGACAATTCCCATATCAAACCAGTATCAAAGTTCAACTCccataattattacttttattcataattctattttaattttaactattttAGTATCTTTAATACTACTCTATTCGAAAATAACATATTTTAATTACAGGATTATTGTTAAAAGttaatcattttaattaaaaaaaatttaaattttatcaattaaaataatttaattgatttttctaCATATTTAGAAGTGAGACCTTATTATTAAAGTGAAAGAAccacaaaactaaaattttaaaacctGTAATTCAACAAAGAGGGGGAAAAACTTTTGTTTTTAACTTCATTTGCTTGTACATGAAGCGATGCGCATTAACTTTACTACTTTCACAGGACGAGCAATAAAAAGTTGGAACGAGCAAAAGCAACTCATccattctttttatttattttattttttcactcaTGAAATCCCTACATCAAGCATCAAGCTCTATTGATTTTCCTTAATTTCTATGTATCTTTCCATTTTCTTTATTGCCAAAGAAAATGTTAGTTTGGGTTAGAAATATGTAAGTTTGAAATTTCCATATCAGAACAAAATAAGATGAGTGATAGACATATAAGTGGGAATAACACGTAAACTCATTGACTTAAGATTTTATGAGCATATTCTTTTACAaaatctataaaaaaaaattgattcttAGATACTTTAGATTTTCAGATCTAACAGCTTATTACTAGATCATTATTATGTGATTAATTATATATAACTTCTTgatgaatagtataatgaatttAAATAGATTAATGACAACATCATGAGCAATTCTCTAGGATatacatttttaattaatattttaaaattattattaaaagggataaaatttTAATCTTTTACACTACGAAAATATAGATATTCGATCACTGAAATATTTAATCTGAAATATATATTGGGTTAAAGGGCAGAATGATGATGCTAAGCAATGCAATCTTACTTTCAAGAGAAGTATCTAAATCCAATCTCTATCTAAATCTTTCATGCATATCCTTTAATGACTTTTTTTTGGGTggtaattaagcaaataaagaaAAAGGTAAAGGAGTAGCAGTTGTCATGAGGGACCATA
Proteins encoded:
- the LOC110666342 gene encoding uncharacterized protein LOC110666342 gives rise to the protein MEKAKQFLKLSEEELASISQLTFHPHRLGLDCSFYEDFALRGIRVDRVEPGIVSCTFKVPARLTDRSGKLATGAIANLVDEVGGAVVYVEGLPMNVSVDMSISFLSSAKLNDELEVTSKVLGRKGGYAGTIVLVKNKATGELIAEGRHSLFGKHASKM
- the LOC110666432 gene encoding putative esterase C31F10.02 isoform X2, with protein sequence MKDGEGGDFLQLSQEESESVLTFTLHPHRPRVQRSFFDDFASRGLLVDQIEPGFISCSFIVTPRLIDRNGNYANGAIAALIDMVSGAAIPVVGGAVNVSVDMSISFLFTAKDEIEISARGLGQKGRYFGTYTLVRNKATQEIIAEARHSLFDTRPIKM
- the LOC110666432 gene encoding putative esterase C31F10.02 isoform X1, which translates into the protein MKDGEGGDFLQLSQEESESVLTFTLHPHRPRVQRSFFDDFASRGLLVDQIEPGFISCSFIVTPRLIDRNGNYANGAIAALIDMVSGAAIPVVGGAVNVSVDMSISFLFTAKVNDEIEISARGLGQKGRYFGTYTLVRNKATQEIIAEARHSLFDTRPIKM